CATACACGTGACACCACACACTACTTGATGTATGGAAAACATTCATGCACAATTACAAGCACAGAGCAAAGGGAGTCAATGCTCAGTTCGAGAAACATTTTCAGTGAAATAGCAGAGAGAAATAAAATCTCTTCAGGCAGATACAAACTACATGACTTTTTTCAGGAATGTCAAACGTTCAAGAAACATGGTGGATGTTTAACACAGTAGTTTACCATGCTACACCTCAGAAGTCAGCTCAGATATAAATGAGTTCAAGTCTTTGCCAGCAGCTGAAATGCTACTTGAAATTAGGACTCTGCTTCATTTAAACTTATCAAAAATATTTAACAGTCTGTGTCGCTGAAATTGAGATCAAAATCACAAGTCAGCTCAGCATCACAACAAGCCATTGCCCGGGACGGACctggtgtaacggatgccaactagcagagttcagggTACAACGTTAGctaataaacctccctcccgaagcctcatacagtattggtagcgctgcACTACCAATACTGTTTAAGgcctcgggagggaggtttactaacattcacTGAGCAATCAGTTTGGatctttagctcagcagtatcgcgctgtgcctcccatgcccaaacctGAGTGTTGCCTGTGGTAGGTGACGGGTTCGAGCCCCCAAAACTGGCGAACTAGCGCAGGAGCACCTCAGTAACACTGGCTCACCTTGAAGAGTGCGGAGAGCTGGGAGCCCCCAGGGAAGCGAGGGATCTCCCACAACACTGCTTTACTCTTGGGCTGCAGCTCGGCACGCTGGTCTGGACTACTGAGCTCCTGGGAGAGACTAcagggggaggatgagagagagagggagagacaaagagacagacagagagtgagagacagatacagacagagagagtgcgagagagagagagagagagagagagagagagagagaaagagagatatgaaTAGTGTGAGGGGGATATAGAgtaagggagggaggtagagtgttcgagagagatagagaataacAATAGTAAAGAATgtagaaagtgaaagagagatggggcaaggaagaggaagagaatgagagcgagagaatcGGGATATGATTAATAGTCTCTGAATACCCAGTCCTCCCCCCAGAGTCCCTGACAATGGGGAACAGGAAGATTCACTGTGACCACAGCAAGAGACTACTCAGAGCGTATCTGTATAGTAAAATGAGATTTCCCAcatgtgtgcattgcaacattgCCATTATTACATAATACCAATACACGAGTTCCCGTTGCCGTTACCAGTTATCTGTTTAATTATTTACTAAATGCTAAAACAACTTTGTGCACTTTACCTTACTGAGGCCTTTGGGACAGGGATTGTGATGGAGACATTGATAGCAGCACTGTGAAAATGAATACAAGTAATATCAATTACAGAGCCTCataaaatgaaacacacacacacacacacacacacacacacacacacacacacacacacacacacacacacacacacacacacacacacacacacacacacacacacaatggctgcttctcaaagtgaagtgtgatGTCCTTCTGAGTATGAGTATTGCTAATTTTTCGAGGATTCCACGTCATTGCAACACGCTCAGTACTGCTCCAAAGAGAAGTGTGCTTCAGAATTCTAGTAAGTCCCACACACTTGATTCGTAGAATTACCAAGGTTGCAGTTGCTGCATGCTcgccatgaaaaaaaaacccaaaatcctTCACGTTTCCCACACTTGCGCAAGACTTTTATTTAaaagattttttccccctcttttttgactttatttgacaggaccgagtgagaggtggacaggaagcgaatggggaaagagacggggaggggtcagcaaaggacccaggccgggaatcgaacccaggtcagctgcAAGGCAgaggagtgccctaccggttggccacggcagggcctgcgcTAGGCTTTTTATTACAGGTGTGGGAAgtcctggcagggggctccccttggtggccgctggtctctgcctgaggtttcttcctgactatagggggtctttttttctcagacctcactgagctttttttcccccttacaaactatgaatcaagcgaaagggagtttttcctcacccctgatgccaccaggggccgcacctgagcgcccaatctctgtgtgactatctacagtatgacttatgataggcccagccactatggaccttacacatctaagaatcctggtcctaacctacgctgaccttatgactctacattctctgtctatctcttcttcctctgccttcctgctttttctgcctctcctctatacctctccttttaaatctatctctaacaatgtttttttttcccatttgttaagcactttgagttacatgccttgtatgacacagtgctatacaaatacaattattattattattattattataagttatTCATGATTAAGCACAATATGTATAGTATATTCCAAGATGTAAATAGCTTAATATAACGCAACGCAAGTTGGTTATTGTTTGTGCTCTTTACATTCGTGTTGCTTTTCAGAGTGTTTGACTACATAGTTTTATTGTACTTCTCAACTTACAACAAAATACTGCCAAACGATCGTGCTTACAATTTAAAATCAGCTGGAAATAAATGTGTAGTGGCCAAAACGGAACTGCTACAGCGTTCACTTCCATGCTTCCAAGTATGATCCATTCTTAATCGTTTGAAATGCTTGTGAGGCTTTGAGCCTTGTCTTTTGAGTGTACAACTTCAATGATGTGGCACTCCAGAGGGCCCACAGTTCACTCTtagtgcattcaggccgactgagaaccgtgccggtgcccgttcccgcacctaatcgcgaaccggccgtcgtatTCATGCCACAGATTTTTGCGTTcgtgaaccagaaagttggtttacAATGCAAATCGCAAAATActatttttttctctgcaaacttcgcagttcgcagataagcacttaagtgccaaatgtaactggtgcaggcatcggcaccggctccattctggtcggcctgaaagtccTATTCAAGAAACAGTGcacctcacttgctctctctctctctcacagaaatTCATAACTGAATGACAAGTGTAACAAtatatactagagatgcaccggatcctgatttttaggatcctgccggataccggatccactgcttaagatcctgccggatccggaatcggataccggatcctacgaaagggttgaaacacatagccaacacgcacacgtgggccctttttattacgttggcgcaaactatttataagactcattggcttactgccacactgccttcaacggccgcttccaatgggctttcactccatacagcgattggggttgtgaaagactgactgaagagcctaggctacgtaaaaagtagagatgccccagatcctgatttttaggtaactgccggataccggatccactgcttaagatcctgccggatccggatagtctcaaaaaacctattatcctgccggatccggaaccggatcttggatcctgtacatctctaatatataCAGAAATAAATCCTTACAAGAAAGTTTTTAAAAAGTGGATTCAAGGACTTGCAAAGCTTACCTTTTAGGCGGCAAGTCACAACGTAGCTTCAAATACATCAATAACCTGGTGTCAGAGAAAGGAGGAAATGGTTATATGAAGATTAAAACATGTAAAACGTTGAAAAGTATTTGACGACACATGGTTCAAACATGAACACATTTCCTTGGCTTTGGCTACACACGTgcaaatgtttttaaaaagaCGATTTACACACAATTTtgatattttcacattttcatccCATATCTACACAGAATGTGGAGGATCACCATTGTGACGGTTACAAAAAAACCCTCTAACTGTTTTATGATTGTAGAACTCCGTTTACGTTCAAGCAAAAGGCCCACAGGGATGTGTTTAGAAAAAAATCCATGCATGTACATGTTAACAGGGGGGCAGATGCTGTACCTGTTGCCGCTGTCTCTCTCTATGGAGGGGAAGAGGCGGAACGGAGGTCCACAAGGCAGGTCATCACACACCTGATACTGCATTACTGTTTGCTGTgaaggagagaggtgggagagcgGCAGAGGTGTGACTGGCAAAGTTTGGAAAACCAGGAGAATATGTATTTCATACAGTTTCCTATGGTGACCGTGTTTTAATACAAGCATATAGGTCGGCAAATCAAATCAGGAATTggtaattaaacaaacaaaaaaaatcatacacatgtagggggagagagggtgggaagagagagagagagagataaagagagagagagagagagagagagagagagagagagagagagagagaaagaaagaaagaaagaaagaaagaaagaaagaaagaaagaaagaaagaaagaaagaaagaaagaaagaaagaaagaaagaaagaaagaaagaagagagagagagagagagagagagagagagagagagagagagagagagagatgtatataaAGGGAGATACTGAGGTATAGACTCAGAGGCAAGTTTAAAATCCTAAAGTATCACTTCAGGGATCCTACAGCATCACTTTGAAGCAGTTCTGTTTGCTGTTATTGAAGAAGTACCTCTCCTTGGCTAGGGCAAACTTTAATGATTCTGTAGGAGTCAAATTCATCCAGCTTAACCGCCTGGTGAAAACTGCATTCATCTACACGCACAGCAGACCCATAGCCTGGCAGGgatggagaaatacagtgtatgatagtgcacagtacacagttaaaagtttaaaaaaaacctcagtaaGCAAGGTGTGTTTCCAAAGGCTGTAACACTCTTCATATAAACTACCAGCACTTTTTAAATGAGTGACATTGCAGGAAACAGAATTTCCTCATGGAGTGTTCAACCTTTCAttaacaactattttgaccaaaaagAGAGGCATCGTGACTTctttgtgccagtgtgtgtatttCGCTCTCATCTGCACTCACCTCTCAGTTGTGACTTTCCTATGCTGAGCTCTTCATTCAGCCCAATCCGCATCTCTGAAgaccagagagtgagagagagggagggagagagagagagggagatagggagatagaaggagggaagggtgagggaggagaagaaCACACAACCACAGGAgtgagagaaggaagaaaaagcAAACAATTGAAAGCAATATAAGGAGTAGCGGAGGTGCGTGGGGTGTTGTTGTTGAGAGAAGAATGGCGGTGCATTAGAAAGGgaagttgaatgaatgaatgcatgaaaggGTGATTGAGGTGGGCGGGGGGGATGAGGTCACAGCCAGGTCAATTAACCTCCTCAATTAACAACGTTTGCTCAATGCAATCTGCATCAACCAACACTTACCTGCGCAGTTTGGCAGATAACACTTAACCCTGATCTCTCCTTCAATGTCGGCCTTCATTATAATGCCCTGTTCCAAACAGAAGGGCAAAAGGAGAGGTAAAACATCTTTTTAcaattatatactgtatgcacacgtAGGGTGGCGTTCAATATCCAATCTCCCATCCTTTtctttttgcttgtggcctcttgaTGTGAGGCAAGATGTCATTGACAATAGATATATTATTTAATAACTTGCAAAAGCAATATTGAGGACTCATACACTTTCATGACTTTAATTATAATCAatggtaattttctcatttgcattcaGGACATTGATTGGGTAAAAGTCCCCCGCCAAGGCTGACAGCGAGAAActtgttttgtatgttttctCCACAGACACTGGGCGTCAGCAAAGCAcagggccacaagcacaaggcgaggttTGGAGGTTACATACTGAAAGCGACCCatataggggggagagagagagagagagagagagagagagagagagagagagagagagagagagagagagagagaaactacttACATTGGAGCCAATGACCATGGCAAGCCTTTCAATAACATCTACAAACATCTCGTTTTTTCCACCCTGCATAAGACAAGATAAGGTATTAATGGGAAACGCATGTCAATAAGGGTTTTGCAATATCAATAGTGGACAACCATCAGTGCACAATTCTAACACAGTCTGTGTAACGCTTTGTAGTAACATGTTCAATTTgtacaacatacacaatacaaataaaaatgaacAATTAAAGCAGTGCACCATTCAAATACTTTCCCACTACCCCTTGAAGTAAATTAGGCACACCATTGGCGGTGACACACATGTTGACTCACTGCTGAGTGTGACTCAGTTTTCTCAGACATAAAATGAGCAAAGACAGACAAATTGGCTTGAGGAAGTGAAAGTCCTCATAGCCATATAAGGCTTCCTTCCCAGGCTCCCAACACAGAATATTTTATTGATTAGCTCCAATGAACTGAGTTCATGAGTTTTATTCTTTAGGGTTCAACTGACTTGACTGTGAGTGGTTGAAACAAGTACTGTGGCCAGAACTGTATTCTCTGAACCCAGGATTTAGGAGGGTTCTTGGGACCTGTCAGTATAACAGTCATATTACTTTGTTAGGGCATTGCCTTGCCGAGTCCGTAATCTGTTAAGGGGCCAAGATTAATAGTGCCGGTGATCCTGATCCTTATTCCTCCTCACTACCACAGACCTGTTCATACACAGACCTGTTAATAaagtttttttgtggtcttttacaactttattgatgataggataatgtgagaggtggaaaggaaacgaatggggagagagacagggaagggtcggcaaatgacccgggccgggaatcgaacccgggtcggccgcatggtagacgattgccctactggttggccatggcagggcccagaCCAGTTAATAAACAGACCTGTTCATACACAGACAGACCTGCTCTCCGCGATGTGCCATGATGGGGCGTGAGGCAGCCGCACTGGGGGCCACTTTACTCTGCTGCGTCTCTGCCCCAAACTGCATCaacaaacaagaaacaaacaaacaaacatcacaaCAAGATCAACAAACCACCAACATCAACAATCatatattaatatttattttccattGCCAATCCCAATGTGTGCAGTATTTGAAAAGCACAATGGCCTTTTTAGAGTGAAGGTGAAGATATGGTGAGCCTCACCAGTCCTACGTTACTGAGGTCGAACAGACTAAAGGGTTTAGAGCTCTCCGCCTCTGTCTGGATGAAGTTCTTGAGGATGTCGGTGGATGTTGTCTGGATGTACCCGTAGTCCTGAGGGAGACAAACAGCAGCAATGACCATACTGGACAGACGTGTTTGTTTTACCAGGAAATattcacaaatgtgtgtgtgtgtgtgtgtgtgtgtgtgtgtgtgtgtgtgtgtgtgtgtgtgtgtgtgtgtgtgtgtgtgtgtgtgtgtgtgtgtgtgtgtgtgtgtttgtgttgggggtgaggggagtattccaagaacatgggcTAGTGATCAACCTGGTCAAGTTAACCAacaagaagtgaagtgaagtgaaggcccaattgggaaactccatcttccattgtcattgtgacacagcactccacagcaaacaagtgaacactgcacacaacgaaatagcatttatgcctcacccgtgcaaggggcagcccccaa
This window of the Engraulis encrasicolus isolate BLACKSEA-1 chromosome 7, IST_EnEncr_1.0, whole genome shotgun sequence genome carries:
- the ap4m1 gene encoding AP-4 complex subunit mu-1 gives rise to the protein MISQVFILTSKGDHLLYKDFRGEAGDDAISAFYESVTALSGDQPPVVMTHKGMNFIHIRQGGLYWVASTKANASPFTIIEFLNRLTALTKDYCGTLSEKSVRANFALIYELLDEMVDYGYIQTTSTDILKNFIQTEAESSKPFSLFDLSNVGLFGAETQQSKVAPSAAASRPIMAHRGEQGGKNEMFVDVIERLAMVIGSNGIIMKADIEGEIRVKCYLPNCAEMRIGLNEELSIGKSQLRGYGSAVRVDECSFHQAVKLDEFDSYRIIKVCPSQGEQTVMQYQVCDDLPCGPPFRLFPSIERDSGNRLLMYLKLRCDLPPKSAAINVSITIPVPKASVSLSQELSSPDQRAELQPKSKAVLWEIPRFPGGSQLSALFKLEVPGLSSASLLEVGPVGMCFELPKHTCTGLQIRFLRFTPTQPGPAQRWVRYVTHSDSYTIRV